The sequence AATCGAACcggagaaagagataaaaatatAGATCTGGTTTTGATTTTTCTAGATATCTCTATAAAGATTCTGGTAGAGAATATacgaaatcaaaccctaaaatctaATTAGAGGAAGATTATGATAGAGAAGATCTTCAGTCCTCACCTCCGATCTTCTGAAATTGTATTTCCCCCGAAAATTTCTATTTTGAAGAACAAACTGTATATATGGTTAAGGGTACGATTGGAATTATCAGATCTGTTAAAAACTAAATTTAACTAATTTGAATTGAAATGGGGTTTTTGTTCCATTttcaatggatacggttttcattTGGCCCAAATAATATGGATGGTGTTTGTGTAACTCTAAGAGTATCACCCTGGTTTTTTAGAGCTTAATatgaattaaaaaagaaaaagaaaaagaaatcttacTTCTCCGAACTTCATACATACATACACCCCCGTTTGaaggaaaaaaccccaaactaGAGGTGGCAACGGGCCGAGTTAGGGTCAACCCGTGGCGGGTTAGGCGGGTTCCGGGTTGTCCTATATCAGCCCTTACCCGACCAGTTTATTCATACGGTTTCACTATCTAAAACCCTAGCCCAttacgggttaacccgcgggttgcCGGGTCAGACCTAGGAAATTAGGTGCAACTAGTTTGAGCTATTTTAATTGCCAAAAAAATTAAGAATTTCACGAGGATCGAACCTCGCACGTACCGATTAGATGTACAACATAACAACCACTGCGCTACAACTTAGTTGTTGGTGTTATATTTACAAATCTCAAGGATATGAGTGAATCCGTAATTTAAAATGTAGATTTAATTAGATAAATCTTCATGAATTTGATGGATGGTTGAGTGGATTGGGAGGAATTAGATCCAATATGTTTTTATTTAGTATTACAAGCCATAACAGTGACGATTTCCAAGATGTACTACAGTATTGACGGGTTGGCGGGTCAACCCGCGGGTTATGCGGGTCAGACCGTTTGATGGGTGGGTCCTAAAAGCTCAATCCTAACTCGGCCCTAGTAAccaacaagccgggttagggtcggGTTTAGACGGGTCGGGTTAGGTCCAACCCGCGGGTTGTGACCCTAATTGCCAGGTATATTATGAAGCCTCTCCCGAAGAAGCCCTAAAGCAACTGGTAGAAGAAACCctaaaatggatttggaggaattTTCAGAAGCTTTAGATTTTTTGGATTCTGCTAAAGATGATGGAGCTGCAATTCATCTATACTCTAGAAGACCTAATTCTCATGGAGGTCATCTTCTACCAAGAACTTTTCAGCCCCTCTCTAATCGAAACCAGAAGTTCAACAGACATCTTCGCCCTTCACCGTTAGAGGTACTCAAAGTTTGTTCAATTTTGATGTTTAAGGATGGAATTGATTTGAATTTGGTGAATAAAGTATGGAAAAAGAAAATtgggtgaatttttttttgatgaataaagttagggttttagtTCATTTTTTCAAATTTTACTCTGGTTCAGCTGGAATTTTGTGAATTTGGTGAAATTTTTGATgagtaaagttagggttttggtttaaTTTATCATAATCTACTCCAGTTCAGCTGGATTTGGATTTATTTCCTTACTCTGGATTATAATGTCGTGATATTTTGTTCTGTTCATAATTTGTGAATTTAGAAGTGGGAAGACAAGGAAGATATGATCATTCCCAATTCTGCTACAACTGCTAATCGTCAAAGTCTCACTTGTAAAACTAAAACCACCGACAAGAGAGACCGTGCTACTGTTGAACAGGTTAAGGATTTCATCTGTTTCATGTAATTCTTCTGTTTTGCTTTGTTTTCCCATAATGAAATTTATTATTCGCTATTCAAAATAACCTGACACTCATATGTCTGATTAACTCTATCAACGTTCAAATGTCCTGAAGATTAACTTTACTATGTTTCAACTATCATTGTTAaacaggaaacaaatatatcctgaAGGTTAACTTTGCTATTTCTGCTTAACTCTTTCAGCCTATATCAGATCTAACGTTTTGTTTGGATTTGTTTAAATTAACAGGATATTGATCCAAGAACTCGTATGGTGTTGTTCAAAATGCTGAATCGTGGTATATTTGATGACATAAATGGCTGCATTTCTACTGGGAAAGAAGTAGGTGTCATTTACTATCAACTACCACACATTTCTTTTTTCTAATATTCTCAATGAAGTTCTTCTCCTTGTAAAGCAATTCGTGATCCCTTTTATTGACAGGCCAATGTTTATCATGCGACAAAAGATGATGGACAAGAATTTGCAGTAAAGGTCTATAAAACTTCAGTTCCAGGATTCAAGTAAGTCCACTCATCTTTTCAGCTTGGTTTCACTTAATCATGAGTCCTGTGCCACAATCGATTTTAATCGaccaaccaaaagaaaaataaaaaattcttggGCCTAAAAATGTCGTAAACTGAAGATATTTGTTCGAATTTTGAAGTAAAGtttaattgattattattatttgtttactAAACTGCAACTTTTCGTGATTTATGGAAGAGTGATAAgaaatttatgatgatgatgtgatcTTTTACATTGCCACTTCAGGGATGGGGATCGTTATATACAAGGGGATTATTGTTTTCGGCGTGGATACTTGAAGCACAATCCCAGGCAAACGCCTAAGAGTTGGGCAGAAAATGAAATGAGGAACCTTATGAGGTAAAGCTCACTAAATTTTTGCTGTGATATGGTTGTTGGACAGAGGCACTTTTTATAGCCTACAAAAAATGATGTGTAGTTGGTTTTCCTGTGCCTTAGACttgaaatattagttataaactTGATCTCTTGAGAATCGTAATTGTGAGGCCTAATATTGCATGCTTAATAGGGAAAAGAAAATCTTGTCTTAGTAAATGTGAAAATGTGATCGCAGTTCAGAATTTGTGATGCTACTTGTTAAAGCTCTCTATTTTCTGAATCCAGGCTAAAGGCAGCAGGGATCAGGTGCCCAACTCCAATATTTTTGAGGCTTCATGTTTTGGTTATGGAATTTATAGGTATGATTTCTTATTCTTAAATTCCCCGTGAGTTAATATCTGATTGAAGTCCTTGAGGGGTAACCTTTCTTCCATCCACTTTGTTAAGTTGAAGTGTCAAATGCATATGATTCTCGTCTCCTCGAACGGTTTTAGTGTTTCTGGAGATTTAATTTGAAGAAATTAATTTACAGGAAAATCAGGGAGGGCTGCTCCTTGTCTCAAGGATGCAAATCTATCTGAAGACAAGATGGGTGAATGCTATGTACAGGTGCATCAACATCCTTGGAAATTGTAGAAAGAATATTGCTCTTCAGAGTACAACAGCAGACATAATTGACTGTGTTTCACTGTTTTTGTTGCTATCTTATTGCCACCAGAGATGATGTAAAATTAAGTTTGTATTCTTTATGAATGATCAGTTGATTATGGTGATGCGAAATTTATACCAAAAGTGCAACCTGGTGCATGGAGACTTGAGCGAGTATAGTATACTCTATTACGAGGTGAGTCCAATACCCTATGTTccattgatctttttttttaaaaaattcttgATCATCAAGCAACTTTTTGTGATTTCTCTGCAGGATATATACTTGTAGAGAGAAAGCAAAGAAATGTAATGATCTGAAGAACCAGGGAAAAAGTATCATTTTAGAGATCTTCATAGGTCCCCTTATCATTAAAAATTGTCCCCCCTCTTTGTTTTATCTATATGGTCCAGTCCTATCCATTATAACAAGCTGCTGCTTCCAGAAAATGAAATGCAGGAAGATTTTTAATAGGAACAGTCTTGATGTAGTACAAGTCTTCTCAACTTGTAGCAGAGATAACTCACAATGTgtaaaaatagctaataaaatgGAAAGGAGAAAGAGATAGATATTCACTTACACTTTTTTTAACCTTCAGAGAGATCCTTCTTCCAGGGTACAGATTTTTCAGAGACCCTGCAAAACAGTAGATTTGCTGGTAAAAGGTTATTTGATGGTAAGTAAGAGTCATCCatttcaaatttctcaaaaaatcaaaagaaaaagtaGCCAATCTAAACAGGATCTGGTGTTTGGTCCATAGATATGGTGGGGCGGCTAACTGGAATAACAGTAACGTAAATAATCCATAACAGGTAGTGTACAACAATAACAACTCGGTTGCTGGATATAGAATAAAACTTGTCAATAATACAACACAGTTCTCTGCATGTCGCATTTGCTGAACCCAGAGACTCGTGGACAAGGCTCCACAAGCTTTGAGAGTTCACTATCCTATTGTTGTCCATGGCAGTAGAATGGCTCAAAATCTCTACTTTGTTGATCACCACCTGCATTTTCAATGTACTCTCCGTCGTGTCTGATTGTGTCAGCATCACTGTAGACGAGACCGCAAGATACTGATAAAGTATCGTGTCCATCTGTTTGCTACCTCAGCCTCTTGCTCTGCCATTAAAGCTCCTTTCTGCAAGATGTTAGATACGGAAAAAAATGAGCCTCAGAAAAGGGAAGCCCTTGGTGGTTCTGATGATAATCAAACAAAATATTAGattgtataaaaggaaagaaatgagTTCCGAAACTGGTACTAATGATGGATCCAAAGATAATCAAACACGCATTAAATTGTTCGCGTTGGGGACAGGACCTAGAGAAACTATGAAAATAGCCTTCTATTCCATTGGCCAGGACCAAATAGGGATAAGTTTTGGACCAAGGTCTTTTCAATTCAGTTTCCACCATCTCTGTGGTCCTAGCATTTGATGGttcacaaaaaaaaggaaaagtaaaggaacaaagcATGCAAGTACGAAAGAAGGTTAACCTCACAAGTCTCAAAAATATTTAGCATCTTCTTTTGCACAACTCTTCCTTTGTGTCATGCAGGTTTAATCTTAGAGTGAAAGGCTTTCCTTTCATGGACCTTCCTTCCTAAAGTGCAATTATGTTCTTGAAAAgctattttatttgttttaaggGGGGACATGCGTCTTCGGAAACGAATCATATTAAGATGACTAGGAGGAGTGGGTTACAATAGAATGCTAAACAAATTGTAGAAAGATTTGTTGGGGTATTATGAAGAGATTGTATATCCACCTTAATCCTTTGGACAACCAGACTTGGGAACTATATTGGAAGGATGATCCTCGGTCAGACCTTACATTGGAAATTGGGTATGCTAACTGTGTACCATGATAAGAACTCATTCAACTAGCTAATGGGAGATGAACACACAAACAAATTGAATACAATGAAATGATATTGCAGAAGTAACATTCGCAAACATTTCTACGCTCAGTTGTCATTGCAAATTAAAGCTAGCAATCCTGTATCTATGAAACAATGATAGGATACG comes from Papaver somniferum cultivar HN1 chromosome 7, ASM357369v1, whole genome shotgun sequence and encodes:
- the LOC113296613 gene encoding serine/threonine-protein kinase rio1-like, giving the protein MDLEEFSEALDFLDSAKDDGAAIHLYSRRPNSHGGHLLPRTFQPLSNRNQKFNRHLRPSPLEKWEDKEDMIIPNSATTANRQSLTCKTKTTDKRDRATVEQDIDPRTRMVLFKMLNRGIFDDINGCISTGKEANVYHATKDDGQEFAVKVYKTSVPGFKDGDRYIQGDYCFRRGYLKHNPRQTPKSWAENEMRNLMRLKAAGIRCPTPIFLRLHVLVMEFIGKSGRAAPCLKDANLSEDKMGECYVQLIMVMRNLYQKCNLVHGDLSEYSILYYEDIYL